Proteins encoded together in one Camelina sativa cultivar DH55 chromosome 9, Cs, whole genome shotgun sequence window:
- the LOC104715958 gene encoding uncharacterized protein LOC104715958, whose translation MSMTGRVLRHNKKLAKSRYSPYTLGTKEKQKQEQKEEAVRLGVELSLFLAEAMFLLSDDIRSMLYVFETYIKPKNGVYHDGGKSIQWEQFKMSSYYFAFGVRILARIVSVLKTGGLVKPSGVERYKQELKTLEENLSYVKDVSKANGFAREAIESKILHFWKSLFETTSPEMINPNKTIVLELFTPLLNEASRVACSRRLTSLRI comes from the exons ATGTCCATGACTGGCCGAGTTCTCCGTCACAACAAGAAATTAGCAAAGTCTAGATATTCTCCGTACACATTAGG GACGAAAGAGAAGCAGAAGCAGGAGCAGAAAGAGGAGGCTGTACGACTAGGAGttgagctctctctctttctggcTGAAGCAATGTTCCTATTATCTGATGACATACGTTCTATGTTA TATGTGTTTGAAACATATATCAAACCCAAGAATGGAGTTTATCATGATGGTGGCAAATCAATCCAATGGGAACAATTCAAAATGTCCTCCTATTATTTTGCTTTTGGAGTCAGAATTTTGGCTCGCATTGTTTCGGTTCTCAAAACTGGTGGTCTAGTGAAACCTTCTGGTGTTGAACGATACAAACAAGAGCTTAAGACGCTAGAGGAGAATTTGAGTTATGTCAAGGATGTATCAAAGGCGAATGGGTTTGCGAGAGAAGCTATAGAGTCCAAGATTTTGCACTTTTGGAAGTCTCTCTTTGAAACAACGTCACCGGAAATGATAAACCCTAATAAGACTATAGTTCTTGAGTTGTTTACGCCTCTTTTGAACGAAGCAAGTCGTGTTGCTTGCTCTCGTCGCCTTACTTCTTTACGCATATGA